CTGAGGATTTTATCCAGCCCCCAGATGTTCCCAGCCTGGAACTGCTCTTGGCCTACATTGGTCTCAATATGCCCGGCTCGGAGCTGGAGCACCGCGCCCGCGTTCTTCTTTCCCAGCTGGAGCACCCTGAGCACACTGAGGCCAAGACTGAGGGTGAGGAGGACTCGGGTGTGTGACGTGGGCGTGTGCAGAGGGGATGGCGCTGCGCCCCCCGGAGCAGAGTGTCCGGAGGCTGGGGTTCGGCTGGGAGCAAGGGGCGGCGGGCTCAGATCACTCTTGCCAGGGACTCGAGTCTGGGAAGACTTTCGGGGGCGTGGTGCTTGGACTGAGACTGCTTGATTGGCGGCAGAGGGTCCCTTTCTTTGGAATGACTTGGGCGGGCAGTCATGTTGGTGgcgttttctcttcttccatctccaGCTGCAGCTCCACCGAAAGATGCGGAAGCCCCTGAAGATCCGGCACCATCTCTCCCTCTcgtgcccagcccagcccagagccgcACAGGCATCTTCCGAGCCACAGCCGGCTCAAGACCTTCAGCAAGCACTTGCAGCATCCCAGCCACTACCCTCAGCTCCTGAGCTGCAGCCCCAGAGAATCCTCGCCTTCCCCTAGCCATGGCGtgggttttaaagttttgttttcgGCTTTTCTTTACTTAACCTTTCCCTGTATTTTATCTCGTCAGTTCAATAAAGTTTAGTTCTTGGGTTCTTTTCAATTGTTCGCTGAAGTGGCGTGAAGCAGACTCACAATGTCACACCAACGTCATCCGCGTCTAGTACCCGCCCATTTTTGTCCAAGAGAAACCCTGTCCCTGGGAAGCAGtcagtctcccttcctcccaccgcAAGTCCCCGGTAGCCACTGAGTTTCCTTCTGTCGGACTCCGTGCGTTTCCCTCCTCCGGAGTTTGCATGGAAGTGCCAGCCTTCCAGAGGTGGCCTCCTGTGCCTGGCTGGGTCTGGTCTGAGGTGAGTGACTCCGGATGTTTGAAATTGAGATAGCGGTtttcattaagaagaaaaatccccCGGAGATCAAAGATTCTGTCTCAAAGAGGATGCCCCGCTATTCCCTCTTTTCACTTCCTGGGGTGGGGGACCCATTGGAGGTGTGACACCAGAGCTGGAAACAGCGAGGGAAATGTCGGGGCCAGGGAGACCCCTTTCAAACCTTTCGCTTTCCTGGATGGGCCATGGTAACGTTTTCAAAAtgggcaaattttaaaaatattctcatcgCATATGAAACACTGGCGTTTATAAGAAGCGTATCGTGGAGTAAAATATATCCCCAAAGTTTGAACGTTTGAGATAGATAACTAATGTTAATTTGGTAAAAGAATGACTTAAAGATGAGTCATAAGAAACGATGCCCTCGTTCTACCAAGAAACGACTGCCCAGAACAAGGGGTGGCCAGCTTTGCAGAGCTCTTCATTGAGCTCCTGTGcgggggcgtgtgtgtgtgtgtgtgtgtgtgtgtgtgtgtgtgagtgtgtgtgtgtgtgtgtgcgtgtgtgtgtgtgagggcggtgtgggtgtgtgggtgtgtgagggtGTGGTGCGGGAAGGAGCCTGGGGCTGTTCCTTCCTGGTACCTGATGCCCCACAGTGGGCTGTGAGTAGTCACACCTATCCCCTTGCGCGTTCTCAGGGACCACTGACCACATCCAAATCTCAGTAGTGACACGGCATCGCTTTGCCGTCCTCTGTGGAATCGCTCAAGTCAGtccacactcaagaggaggggaTTACAGCAGGAGGTCTGGACCAGGAAGTCCTGATCCCAGGTGGCCAGTGACGGGAGAAGGAGAAGACCCCAGCACTTCAATGCCTTGCCCAGAATCCCAGATGAGGAAGAAGGCGGAGCCAGGGAGGAAGCCAGCTCTGCGTCCTCAAGGCTGGGGCTCTGGCTGCACACAGGCATTCCCAGGGGCCTCTGGAGAAGGCTGTGTTGGTGGAAGTGCCTACTGATCTGGAGATGGCATGGGGGTGAGGGGGAGTATTCGGCAGTGTACACGGGCATTTGGTCAGTTCTTGTTTGAGGAGGAGCCCAGGTCCGGGGCACCCTTGATTGTAGCCCTGCCCACATCACACCCACGGTGGAGGCAGTGGCGGCCACTTTTCTGCTGAGCTCAGGCCTATGCAGTCCTGAAGTGAATCTCTCACTGGAacattgggaaactgaggcccctaGAGGGGTATGGAATGGCCCTCGACAGGGTGAGTCCAATGGGTAAGTGTGTGTTCCGACCTTCTAGGGCAAGACTGGGACCCCACGCGGAGGCTTGGCTCCTGAAACTAGGAACCATGAGATCTTGAGAAGCTCTTGCCAATCCCTCCCTTTTGTGGGAGCTGTTTTCTTCTTGGCCTCCACAACCTGAGCACACAACACGCggacgcacacaaacacacacacacacgcacacacacacatattgacCTTGGATGCAAGGATGGACTCTAGGGTGGGATCCgaagagaagcagacacaggGCAAGTGGCAAGAGGAAGAAACACGAGGTGGGAGGCATTGCCTGCAAGTGACACACGCCTCCAGTTTGAGAGGTATTGTCCTCTAAGGTAGGACACACGCCAGATGACATGTCCGGCAAGTCCACGCTCCAGTCCTCCCCAGTGTGCAGACAGGAGGCCGACAGGCCCTGAGAGACACAACGGCTTATGCAGGATCC
Above is a genomic segment from Equus quagga isolate Etosha38 unplaced genomic scaffold, UCLA_HA_Equagga_1.0 HiC_scaffold_13171_RagTag, whole genome shotgun sequence containing:
- the LOC124231946 gene encoding ral guanine nucleotide dissociation stimulator-like, translated to QSMRRPPVSSRYGCVLAYGDEDGGPLDQLKKAISFILGAWLRWYPEDFIQPPDVPSLELLLAYIGLNMPGSELEHRARVLLSQLEHPEHTEAKTEAAAPPKDAEAPEDPAPSLPLVPSPAQSRTGIFRATAGSRPSASTCSIPATTLSS